From a single Staphylococcus epidermidis genomic region:
- a CDS encoding GNAT family N-acetyltransferase, with amino-acid sequence MNNIRLLNQNDLDSYIELMKFGHHNYEWDRYYLENVSIDRLKTILSNHTDYWNIFGAFEDDELVATCTLKQMNYVGKCHKAILENNFVKNNDEIVNRELINHIIQYAKEQNIETLMIAIASNNISAKVFFSSIGFENLAFEKNASKIGNEYFDENWLIYSTTESSD; translated from the coding sequence ATGAACAATATCCGTTTATTGAATCAAAACGATTTGGATTCCTATATTGAATTAATGAAATTTGGTCACCATAATTATGAATGGGATCGTTACTATTTAGAAAATGTTAGCATTGATAGACTCAAAACTATCTTGTCTAATCATACTGATTATTGGAATATATTTGGTGCTTTTGAAGATGATGAACTTGTTGCAACATGCACTTTAAAACAAATGAATTATGTAGGTAAATGCCATAAAGCTATTCTTGAAAATAATTTTGTTAAAAATAATGATGAAATTGTTAACCGAGAATTAATTAATCATATTATTCAATACGCTAAAGAACAAAATATTGAAACATTGATGATTGCTATTGCATCAAACAATATAAGTGCTAAAGTGTTCTTTAGTTCTATAGGTTTTGAAAATCTTGCTTTTGAAAAAAACGCTAGCAAAATTGGCAATGAATATTTTGACGAAAATTGGCTCATTTATTCAACAACTGAGTCATCAGATTAA
- a CDS encoding histidine phosphatase family protein, protein MVKTLYLMRHGQTVFNLKGKIQGASDSPLTALGVQQANAAQQYFKTKNIHFDYLYSSPQQRACDTLENAVPNQQYWCVKDLKEWGFGLFEGESIELLRAIKQPRYLYGDAVVPFGGESRSEVEHRVYRALYEMMDTTDGETILAVSHGSTIGLFVRNILGYDKGSKFEIGNCNIVKFEYDGEEFIFKDLINPIKK, encoded by the coding sequence TTGGTTAAAACATTATATTTAATGAGACATGGTCAAACAGTATTTAACTTAAAAGGTAAAATACAAGGGGCTAGTGATTCTCCTTTGACTGCATTAGGTGTACAACAAGCGAATGCAGCACAACAATATTTTAAAACGAAAAATATTCATTTTGACTATCTTTATTCATCACCACAACAAAGAGCATGTGACACGTTAGAGAACGCTGTACCAAACCAACAATATTGGTGTGTAAAAGATCTTAAAGAGTGGGGGTTTGGATTATTTGAAGGGGAAAGTATCGAGTTATTAAGAGCTATTAAACAACCTAGATATTTGTATGGTGACGCTGTTGTACCATTTGGTGGAGAATCAAGATCTGAAGTTGAACACAGGGTTTATCGAGCACTCTATGAAATGATGGATACAACAGATGGAGAGACAATTCTAGCAGTGAGTCATGGTAGCACTATTGGTTTGTTTGTAAGAAATATATTAGGGTATGACAAGGGAAGTAAATTTGAAATAGGAAATTGTAACATTGTAAAATTTGAATACGATGGAGAAGAATTTATCTTTAAAGATTTAATTAATCCCATTAAAAAATAG
- a CDS encoding sterile alpha motif-like domain-containing protein — protein sequence MSFYDFILGFINDDTPLGHLAQYIFNDACFPKEEKNNNSIRTYVLLNYNDRQLIESTNRAISLYQLI from the coding sequence ATGTCTTTTTATGATTTTATTTTAGGATTTATCAATGACGATACGCCACTAGGTCATTTAGCACAATACATTTTTAATGATGCTTGTTTCCCAAAGGAAGAGAAAAATAATAATTCTATAAGAACCTATGTGCTTCTTAATTATAATGATCGTCAGTTAATCGAAAGTACAAATCGTGCAATTAGTCTATATCAATTAATTTGA
- the tsaA gene encoding type II toxin-antitoxin system antitoxin TsaA, protein MKLNKANIFNLIFTILFFSFNILITYNANIDYKLWLIPGLAICGFALFSSLTLVIIYSDLFSEILFFINIILALYYIYPIFYEFV, encoded by the coding sequence ATGAAATTAAACAAAGCAAATATATTCAATTTGATATTCACCATTTTATTTTTTTCATTTAACATTCTCATAACCTATAACGCAAATATAGATTATAAGTTATGGTTAATACCTGGTTTAGCAATTTGTGGTTTTGCTCTTTTTTCAAGCTTGACCTTAGTAATTATCTATAGTGATTTATTCAGTGAAATATTATTTTTTATCAACATTATCTTAGCACTGTATTACATTTATCCGATTTTTTATGAATTTGTCTAA
- the tsaT gene encoding type II toxin-antitoxin system toxin TsaT — MSLHFQILLWLSILFIIAGTILLVTMLKTKKEERKESYLGFTVIFLIFGFAILIYTFIFGIL; from the coding sequence ATGAGCTTACATTTCCAAATTTTGCTGTGGCTTTCTATCTTATTTATCATCGCAGGAACGATATTATTGGTAACAATGCTTAAAACTAAAAAAGAAGAACGAAAAGAATCTTATCTAGGCTTTACTGTAATTTTCTTAATCTTTGGTTTTGCCATCTTAATTTATACTTTTATATTCGGAATTTTATAA